One Sphingobacteruim zhuxiongii DNA window includes the following coding sequences:
- the pncB gene encoding nicotinate phosphoribosyltransferase: protein MARLTSILDNDFYKFTMQYAVVKLFPKAKARYQFINRGKHAFPAGFAEKLREAINHMAELKLSKSEKSFFAKTCPYIDPTYFDFLQGYQYDPDEVTITQDGPNLEVHIEGYWYRTILWEVPVMALICELYYEVTGQERVSDKEVAQIVNDKMDKYDKLNITIADFGTRRRHSYAVHDLVIKALREHQSNTFIGTSNVHFAMKYKTKPIGTHAHEWFMFHAAKYGYKMANLLGLEHWADVYRGDLGIALSDTYTTEAFFKQFDKKLTKLFDGVRHDSGDPIEFAKMTIKHYESKGINPLNKTIIFSDGLDYEKVVKIVKFCDGKIGHSFGIGTDFTNDVGLKRMNIVLKMTEAYPDEGEWTPVIKLSDEPLKHTGDPEEIKMAMRFLNISDHA from the coding sequence ATGGCGAGACTCACTTCCATCTTAGATAACGACTTCTATAAATTCACCATGCAATACGCAGTGGTTAAACTCTTTCCGAAAGCTAAGGCCCGCTATCAATTTATCAATCGGGGGAAACATGCCTTTCCCGCTGGATTTGCGGAAAAATTGCGCGAAGCAATTAACCACATGGCCGAACTAAAGCTGAGTAAATCGGAGAAGTCTTTCTTCGCCAAAACATGTCCATACATTGACCCTACCTATTTTGATTTTCTACAAGGCTACCAATACGATCCTGATGAGGTTACGATTACCCAAGACGGACCCAATCTAGAGGTACATATTGAAGGGTATTGGTATCGTACAATTCTTTGGGAAGTACCTGTGATGGCACTAATCTGCGAGTTGTATTACGAAGTTACCGGACAGGAACGTGTTTCGGATAAGGAGGTAGCACAGATTGTTAACGATAAAATGGATAAGTATGACAAGTTGAATATCACTATTGCGGATTTTGGAACGCGTCGTAGACATTCCTACGCTGTCCACGACTTAGTCATTAAAGCACTGCGAGAACATCAATCGAATACCTTTATCGGAACAAGTAATGTCCATTTTGCAATGAAATATAAAACAAAACCTATCGGCACGCATGCGCATGAATGGTTTATGTTTCACGCTGCAAAATATGGTTATAAAATGGCGAATCTTCTAGGATTAGAACATTGGGCAGATGTATATCGTGGAGATTTAGGAATTGCCCTCTCAGACACGTATACAACTGAAGCTTTCTTTAAGCAATTTGACAAGAAATTAACTAAATTATTTGATGGCGTTCGCCATGATAGCGGCGATCCAATCGAGTTTGCAAAAATGACCATCAAACATTACGAGAGCAAGGGTATCAATCCGTTAAATAAGACGATTATTTTCTCCGATGGCCTGGACTATGAGAAAGTCGTCAAGATTGTCAAATTCTGCGATGGGAAAATTGGTCATTCATTTGGTATTGGCACTGATTTCACCAACGATGTAGGGCTAAAACGCATGAATATTGTGTTGAAGATGACAGAAGCATATCCGGATGAAGGTGAATGGACGCCAGTTATTAAACTGTCGGACGAGCCGTTAAAGCATACGGGTGATCCAGAAGAAATCAAGATGGCGATGCGCTTTTTAAACATTTCCGATCATGCATAG
- a CDS encoding alpha-2-macroglobulin family protein, whose translation MKRLYSILLMLIPALVLGQSKQESAAIADKWKEIDRLISILNYEQTKPLLADVKAYALKYKDDPMFVKAFFAESTTLRINKKEEEFFELGQKHFETTIEKTKSPLIKSVLTNFYAQYLESNIYFELSETKNSFLQKNRNDKLTQINSLYALSLKEEQILLKEPLTDWISVLSPQDNSSLSPTLYHYLSYAYITYLGTNEAENIEKRQKLIDELLKRSREINAADAISYLLSKKIDPNRINSNDKFEKVYLDIINNNKSDYNAYLYFEIASAYLSVDNTPKALSIIEKAKAEYPKSKWINVVKNLETNILRPEISVSHKRLEPSGLYSPFKLNYKNLKTLYIRVYQTTNTPDNLTEYKVIRDSLSQLVSANGKLINEDQLSLDKFQDYKNHSTIYKLNPLEYGKYIVLYSNNADFKDDGILSKVIHSELQISDLLFANTQTLESDSKNIYKTLILNKKSGLPYSNKQLSFYSRPIGASKAKLIQTLKTDKNGVMEYESEDNTKTIDYDLYDIYLPEEKQLINYSSFRSYNDYYRSDEQEDEPEIAAQTLSDRTIYRPGQEVFFKSIIYLQDPQHGKTLANEFVEVRLIDANGQKVDSLQLKSNAYGSVNGKLKIPSVTLNGNFTIAVVHKKSDIDHRYIQVEEYKRPTFKVTLDTIRETYSKKDTLEIRGKALMLSGAPLIDAIVNYKINASAYARRYRNFILRDSSSRTDSDGNFVIKVPLADTALAEFDDFNLGFSIEVVNQTGEMQTAAGSYIYSSKPWRLSIETASQSIEGKWKSFRIGSKNQNGQFLAMKGPVKIYKKTAGNKVISNSFIQYFNEVEYLALSDQEYERYFPQYFDQSTLSKSVRRELIATYEFNTAESDLIKLDSQLYSRGIYEIVASSVQGEDSISAQRTVWVVDEKTKEYSDHSFFSAYLDKAVYDVGDRVTIHVESKKKEAKNVVLVSFVGNKMGTPIHLPLKEGKANYSYTINASNINPPLRWTAIFMNDNQLEYKELEANIKRTDKEIVIKTTTFRDKLSPGSKEKWSFSLTSKQRGLESEVLASMYDASLNQFSENNFPKEFQLNYRYYGNNLRYILNTFNQETQASQSFPNLLAFPYQGNELPTLINYYFWNNPLIHFPSPMLYGNEGMVFEAAAGIRGVASLDSQQKNSLSPMQRKKAEGSVTGTTKGFEGSDVEVATPQPSVNLELVTSRANLKETAFFLPTLYTDAQGNVTFEFDTPEALTQWKLMLFAHGKNLEAGTASFYTQTQKQLMVRPNLPRYLREGDEIIIKAQIQSLSDEEQTGQAKIAFINPVDNKDISDLFLQEDLIKPFRIAKKSNQIVEWRIKVPAEYSSIQVKVIAASEEFSDGEIQELAILPNKVLILESQKVALKGNESKTFPLEVSGKDNLMAKIQVQSNPILEIISALDYLNQYPYECTEQSSSRWFGLKMVQYIGNHYPAIAEYFKKIKANETKSRLEENEALHELKMQEMPWLRDIQGDEKKLNALAELFNSNIQSDINLLENKLAKAQLSNGAFPWFEGGNADTHISIRILEIVGKVLYLDKSLVDADLQAQMKRLTTYLDADTTIFKEKASAELALDYLYARHLWNGYFKLSKDISNQLNKKIAKAPLLTAAGPAGYAAKAWVVNQLYGSSKEANELKNRIQQEAIFDKDKGTYWPSNDRYNDISLHTYMIEAYKSYDPSKLMEISQWLYYKKESNAWRSTWMTVDAIYALLYTNNPQDFAMENTVQVLVDQQSVALEQASLGQVSKIFNKEELGQKNRSIQVNNNNDRTIYGGIYHQYFLPVEAIKSNAHELKVSKEYLVERNGKWIATKEAKLGERIKVRIKIINDKNLAYVHLKDSRPSGVEPVYKASGYQWARPYRWSAGYYFTLKDASTNYFFDSLAKGVREVEYEVKANNVGVFNSGITTLECMYDPTVNSRAENIQLIIVE comes from the coding sequence ATGAAAAGACTCTATTCAATCCTTCTTATGCTTATCCCTGCCCTAGTATTGGGACAATCCAAGCAAGAAAGTGCAGCGATAGCTGATAAATGGAAAGAAATTGATCGATTGATTTCAATTTTGAATTATGAGCAGACCAAGCCTTTGCTCGCAGACGTAAAAGCTTACGCCCTAAAATATAAGGATGACCCTATGTTTGTAAAAGCGTTTTTTGCAGAATCGACAACACTTCGAATTAACAAAAAGGAGGAAGAATTTTTCGAATTGGGACAAAAGCACTTTGAAACAACTATTGAAAAGACGAAAAGTCCATTAATTAAAAGCGTACTCACTAATTTCTATGCTCAATACCTCGAATCGAATATTTATTTTGAGCTCAGTGAAACGAAGAATAGCTTTTTACAGAAAAACAGAAACGATAAGCTTACCCAGATTAATTCCCTTTACGCCCTATCGCTAAAAGAAGAGCAAATCTTATTGAAAGAACCACTAACGGATTGGATTAGTGTACTGTCCCCACAGGATAACAGTTCATTGAGCCCAACGCTCTATCATTATTTAAGCTATGCTTATATTACTTACTTAGGAACGAATGAGGCAGAAAATATCGAAAAGAGGCAGAAGCTAATCGACGAATTGTTAAAGCGAAGTAGAGAAATTAACGCTGCTGATGCTATTTCATATCTGTTGTCAAAAAAAATAGATCCGAATAGAATAAATAGTAACGACAAGTTTGAAAAAGTTTATTTAGATATAATAAATAACAATAAGAGCGACTATAATGCCTATCTCTATTTTGAAATCGCGTCTGCATACCTTTCAGTTGATAATACTCCGAAAGCGCTGAGCATCATTGAAAAAGCGAAAGCTGAGTATCCAAAAAGCAAATGGATAAATGTGGTTAAGAATCTAGAAACAAACATTCTACGACCAGAAATATCCGTATCGCATAAACGTCTAGAGCCTTCTGGATTATACAGTCCTTTCAAACTTAATTACAAGAATCTCAAAACTCTATACATACGAGTTTACCAAACAACAAACACACCGGATAACCTCACGGAATACAAGGTAATTAGGGACAGCTTATCGCAACTAGTATCTGCCAATGGAAAGCTTATTAATGAAGATCAACTTTCACTGGACAAATTTCAAGATTATAAGAATCACTCGACCATATACAAATTAAATCCTTTAGAATATGGCAAATACATCGTGCTGTATTCGAATAATGCAGATTTTAAAGATGATGGTATTCTATCAAAAGTAATTCACTCTGAATTACAAATTAGTGATTTGCTTTTCGCTAACACACAAACATTGGAAAGTGATTCGAAAAACATATATAAAACGCTAATTCTAAATAAAAAAAGCGGATTACCTTACAGTAATAAGCAATTAAGCTTCTACAGTCGCCCGATAGGTGCTTCGAAAGCTAAACTTATCCAAACCCTCAAGACGGATAAAAATGGGGTGATGGAGTACGAATCTGAGGACAACACCAAGACTATTGATTATGATCTCTATGATATCTATTTACCAGAGGAAAAACAACTAATCAACTATAGCAGCTTCCGATCTTACAACGATTATTATCGTTCTGACGAACAAGAGGATGAACCAGAAATCGCTGCGCAGACGCTTTCTGATAGAACGATTTATCGCCCTGGGCAAGAAGTTTTCTTCAAGTCAATCATCTATTTACAGGATCCTCAACATGGAAAAACATTAGCCAATGAATTTGTAGAGGTAAGACTAATCGATGCAAATGGACAAAAGGTAGATTCGCTGCAATTAAAAAGTAATGCCTACGGGTCCGTAAATGGTAAGCTTAAAATACCTTCTGTTACGTTAAATGGAAACTTTACGATTGCTGTTGTTCATAAAAAATCGGATATAGATCATCGATACATTCAAGTTGAAGAATATAAACGTCCTACCTTCAAGGTTACGCTGGATACCATTCGCGAAACATATTCAAAGAAAGACACATTAGAAATTCGAGGGAAGGCATTGATGCTATCGGGGGCTCCGTTGATTGATGCTATCGTTAATTACAAGATAAATGCAAGCGCATACGCTCGTCGATATCGAAACTTTATACTTAGGGACAGCTCAAGTCGAACCGACAGTGATGGGAATTTTGTTATTAAAGTTCCCCTTGCGGACACTGCTCTCGCGGAATTCGACGACTTCAATTTAGGTTTTTCAATCGAAGTTGTTAACCAAACTGGTGAAATGCAAACTGCCGCAGGATCTTACATCTATTCGAGTAAGCCTTGGAGGTTATCTATAGAAACGGCATCACAATCGATAGAAGGTAAATGGAAAAGTTTCCGAATAGGCTCTAAAAATCAAAATGGGCAATTCTTAGCAATGAAGGGTCCGGTCAAGATCTATAAAAAAACTGCTGGAAATAAGGTTATTTCGAATTCGTTTATCCAATACTTTAACGAGGTTGAATATTTAGCATTGAGTGATCAAGAATATGAGCGTTATTTCCCTCAATATTTTGATCAAAGTACATTATCGAAATCCGTTCGAAGAGAACTGATTGCTACTTACGAATTTAATACTGCTGAGAGTGATTTAATAAAATTAGATAGTCAGCTTTATAGCCGCGGGATCTACGAGATCGTCGCTAGTAGCGTCCAAGGTGAGGATAGTATCTCTGCTCAGCGTACAGTTTGGGTAGTCGATGAAAAGACGAAGGAATATTCCGATCATAGTTTTTTCTCGGCTTACTTAGATAAAGCTGTTTATGACGTTGGTGACCGAGTAACGATCCATGTAGAATCGAAGAAAAAAGAAGCTAAGAATGTAGTCTTAGTTTCGTTTGTTGGCAATAAAATGGGGACTCCAATTCACCTGCCTTTGAAAGAAGGGAAAGCAAATTATAGCTATACCATCAATGCTTCAAATATAAATCCGCCACTTCGATGGACAGCGATATTCATGAATGACAATCAATTGGAATACAAAGAACTGGAGGCGAACATAAAAAGAACGGATAAGGAAATTGTTATTAAAACGACGACCTTTAGAGATAAACTATCGCCAGGAAGTAAGGAAAAATGGAGTTTTAGTTTGACATCGAAACAACGAGGATTGGAATCGGAAGTGTTAGCCAGCATGTATGATGCATCGCTTAACCAATTTTCAGAAAATAATTTCCCAAAAGAATTTCAATTAAATTACCGCTATTATGGAAATAACTTGCGATATATCTTAAATACGTTTAATCAAGAAACGCAAGCAAGCCAATCCTTTCCTAATCTGCTTGCATTTCCATATCAAGGCAACGAGTTACCGACGCTGATTAATTATTATTTCTGGAATAACCCTTTAATTCATTTCCCTTCACCTATGCTGTATGGTAATGAGGGTATGGTTTTCGAAGCGGCAGCAGGCATTCGTGGCGTCGCATCGTTAGACTCGCAGCAAAAAAATAGCTTATCCCCAATGCAAAGAAAGAAAGCGGAAGGTTCAGTTACTGGAACGACAAAAGGCTTTGAGGGAAGTGACGTAGAGGTTGCTACTCCTCAACCGAGTGTAAATCTAGAGCTTGTAACTTCGCGTGCGAATTTAAAAGAAACGGCGTTTTTCTTGCCAACGCTATATACCGATGCGCAAGGGAATGTAACTTTTGAATTCGATACTCCGGAGGCATTGACACAATGGAAACTTATGTTATTTGCACATGGAAAGAATTTGGAAGCCGGAACTGCTTCGTTCTATACGCAAACACAGAAACAACTTATGGTACGTCCGAATCTACCACGATATTTGCGTGAAGGAGATGAAATAATAATCAAAGCACAAATTCAAAGCTTAAGTGATGAAGAGCAAACGGGTCAAGCGAAGATTGCATTCATAAATCCTGTTGACAATAAGGATATAAGCGACTTATTTCTGCAAGAGGATTTAATTAAGCCATTCAGAATAGCGAAGAAAAGTAATCAAATAGTCGAATGGCGTATTAAGGTTCCAGCAGAATATTCAAGTATTCAAGTGAAGGTTATTGCCGCTAGCGAGGAGTTTTCAGACGGTGAGATTCAAGAACTTGCTATACTTCCGAATAAAGTATTAATTCTCGAAAGTCAAAAGGTCGCTTTAAAAGGCAATGAATCGAAGACCTTTCCATTGGAAGTTTCTGGTAAAGACAATCTAATGGCAAAAATACAAGTACAAAGTAATCCTATTTTAGAGATTATCTCTGCATTGGATTATCTAAATCAGTATCCATACGAATGTACAGAGCAAAGTAGCAGTCGCTGGTTCGGTTTGAAAATGGTACAGTATATCGGAAATCACTATCCTGCAATTGCAGAATATTTCAAAAAAATAAAAGCGAATGAGACCAAGAGTCGTTTGGAAGAAAATGAAGCACTTCATGAACTGAAGATGCAAGAAATGCCATGGCTTCGCGATATTCAAGGTGACGAAAAGAAATTGAATGCGCTTGCAGAGCTTTTCAATTCCAACATTCAAAGCGACATCAATCTACTGGAAAATAAACTTGCTAAAGCGCAGTTGTCGAATGGGGCATTCCCTTGGTTCGAAGGTGGAAATGCAGACACACATATTTCCATACGAATTCTAGAAATTGTCGGCAAAGTGTTATATCTAGACAAATCGCTGGTAGACGCCGATCTACAGGCGCAAATGAAACGCTTAACAACATACCTAGATGCGGATACGACCATTTTTAAAGAAAAAGCTTCTGCGGAACTTGCGTTAGACTATCTCTATGCAAGACATCTTTGGAATGGCTATTTTAAGCTCTCTAAAGACATATCTAATCAACTGAATAAGAAGATTGCTAAAGCTCCTTTACTTACCGCAGCAGGCCCGGCAGGTTATGCTGCTAAAGCCTGGGTGGTAAATCAATTATATGGCTCTAGCAAAGAAGCCAATGAGTTGAAAAATAGAATTCAACAGGAGGCAATATTCGATAAAGATAAAGGGACTTATTGGCCTTCTAATGATCGTTATAATGATATTAGCTTGCACACTTACATGATCGAAGCCTATAAGAGTTATGACCCTTCTAAACTCATGGAGATTAGCCAATGGTTATATTATAAGAAGGAATCTAATGCATGGAGAAGTACCTGGATGACAGTCGATGCGATTTACGCGCTCTTATATACAAATAATCCACAAGACTTTGCGATGGAAAACACCGTTCAAGTTTTAGTCGATCAACAGTCTGTCGCATTGGAGCAAGCTAGCCTAGGACAAGTGAGTAAGATTTTCAACAAAGAAGAATTGGGACAAAAAAATAGGTCGATTCAGGTTAACAACAATAATGACAGAACTATTTATGGTGGGATATATCATCAATATTTCCTTCCTGTAGAAGCGATCAAATCGAATGCACATGAGCTAAAAGTAAGTAAGGAATATTTGGTGGAGCGGAACGGTAAATGGATTGCTACGAAAGAGGCTAAACTGGGCGAACGTATTAAAGTGCGAATCAAAATTATCAATGATAAAAATTTAGCATATGTACATCTTAAAGATAGTCGACCTTCGGGAGTTGAGCCGGTTTATAAAGCTTCTGGCTATCAATGGGCAAGACCGTATCGTTGGAGCGCAGGCTATTATTTCACATTGAAAGATGCTTCCACTAATTATTTCTTCGATAGCCTTGCAAAAGGTGTTCGGGAGGTAGAATATGAGGTTAAAGCAAATAATGTAGGTGTGTTCAATTCGGGGATTACAACGTTAGAATGCATGTATGACCCAACTGTTAATTCACGGGCAGAGAATATACAACTCATCATTGTTGAATAA
- a CDS encoding class I SAM-dependent methyltransferase, which yields MHRDVYGEALFDFQEKGELAEPLLLHSSYGDIEEMPVEVFYREEEDIPEMEFIALSLCDGKVLDVGAGTGVHALYLQEKAFDVTALEVSEIACNIMRNRGVQQVKHADFFKFHGEQYDTLLFLMNGIGIAGTLEGFRLLLQHAKTLMTDRGQLLFDSSNIDYLYEEYRIERPDHYFGEINFQYEYKSQRGEPFKWLYIDQDTLIKIAHEEGWVVQVLFEDENDQYLVRMEPRMKSL from the coding sequence ATGCATAGAGACGTTTATGGCGAGGCTTTATTCGATTTTCAAGAGAAAGGCGAATTAGCAGAACCTTTATTGCTGCATAGCAGCTATGGCGATATTGAAGAGATGCCGGTCGAAGTATTTTACCGCGAAGAAGAGGATATTCCGGAGATGGAATTTATTGCTCTTTCGCTCTGCGACGGGAAGGTATTAGATGTTGGCGCTGGAACTGGAGTTCACGCGCTCTATTTACAAGAAAAAGCATTTGATGTCACGGCGCTCGAAGTTTCTGAAATTGCCTGCAACATTATGAGAAATCGGGGTGTGCAGCAGGTCAAACATGCAGATTTCTTCAAGTTCCATGGGGAACAGTATGACACCCTACTCTTCTTAATGAACGGGATTGGGATTGCCGGAACATTAGAAGGATTCCGTCTGCTACTCCAACACGCTAAAACATTAATGACCGATCGCGGTCAATTACTGTTCGATAGTTCTAATATTGACTACCTCTATGAAGAATACCGTATCGAGCGCCCTGATCACTATTTTGGCGAAATTAACTTCCAATACGAATATAAATCCCAACGGGGAGAACCCTTCAAATGGCTCTATATAGATCAGGATACACTAATTAAGATTGCGCATGAAGAAGGTTGGGTCGTACAGGTACTCTTTGAAGATGAAAATGATCAATATCTCGTTCGCATGGAACCCAGAATGAAAAGCTTATAA
- a CDS encoding DUF6600 domain-containing protein produces MKNIRTYSILASLILMIAGVFKTSEVSAQGYDDVTFDDFYDELDPYGNWDDDPEYGNVWYPDVERDFRPYGTNGYWSMTEYGNTWVSSYDWGWAPFHYGRWVHRGNRGWGWIPGYEWGPGWVNWRSGGGYYGWAPMSPGVSVNVSFNLPIDLWVFIPTARIYDHYMPRYWSHGSRYHNIYNRTTVINNTYIVNNNRYYSGPSRRDVERNIGRRVNVRNVRFENNRGASRADNRNVSIFRPNRNNMDRVRNERGNNGRNSRVDNRGNSRSDNRGNARVDNNRSSRMEDRSNSRNGRANESRVNRNDRSNSDYKIRTNERGQREMHIGNNSGRNDRSTVTRQPNNESRPDRSAGNIRNENRSNRQSERQIQRERPTREIGNSQSRQPRSSGQERTAWDRGSSSSRPSRSEATPQRMERSPRQSAPSSREQRAPQQRAPRMEQQQSRQQSRVYQASNNQRSSVERQSRSSSVQRSAPSVSRQSGNRSNTGSARADRGNGRGGRN; encoded by the coding sequence ATGAAAAACATAAGGACATACAGCATTTTAGCCTCCCTAATCTTAATGATTGCCGGGGTTTTTAAAACCAGCGAAGTATCCGCACAAGGATATGATGATGTCACTTTTGATGACTTCTATGATGAACTGGATCCTTATGGTAATTGGGATGATGACCCTGAATATGGTAATGTATGGTATCCTGATGTAGAAAGAGACTTCAGACCTTACGGAACCAACGGGTATTGGTCAATGACCGAATATGGAAACACATGGGTATCGAGCTACGACTGGGGATGGGCACCATTTCACTACGGTCGCTGGGTACATCGTGGAAACCGTGGATGGGGATGGATTCCAGGCTACGAATGGGGACCTGGATGGGTAAACTGGAGATCTGGTGGTGGATACTATGGATGGGCTCCAATGTCACCTGGCGTAAGTGTCAATGTGTCATTTAATTTACCAATCGATTTATGGGTATTTATTCCTACCGCACGTATCTATGATCATTATATGCCTAGATATTGGTCACATGGTTCTAGATACCATAATATTTACAACAGAACGACGGTGATTAACAACACGTATATCGTGAACAATAATCGCTATTACAGCGGTCCTTCACGCAGGGATGTTGAGCGAAACATTGGTCGTCGTGTTAATGTAAGAAATGTACGTTTCGAAAACAATCGCGGTGCAAGTCGCGCAGATAATCGCAATGTATCTATCTTCCGTCCGAATCGTAACAACATGGATCGTGTTAGAAACGAACGTGGAAACAACGGTAGAAATTCAAGAGTAGACAATAGAGGTAACTCGCGTTCTGACAACCGTGGTAATGCACGTGTAGACAATAACAGATCATCTCGTATGGAAGACCGCAGCAATAGTCGCAATGGTCGTGCAAACGAGAGCCGCGTAAATCGTAATGATCGTTCCAACTCTGATTATAAAATCAGAACAAACGAACGTGGACAACGCGAGATGCATATCGGCAATAATTCTGGCCGAAACGATCGCTCGACTGTAACAAGACAACCGAACAACGAGTCTCGTCCTGATCGTTCAGCAGGAAATATCCGCAATGAGAACAGATCAAACAGACAAAGTGAACGTCAGATTCAAAGAGAAAGACCTACTCGTGAAATAGGTAATTCTCAATCGCGTCAACCTCGTTCATCAGGTCAGGAACGCACTGCATGGGATCGCGGATCTTCATCTTCTAGACCATCTAGATCAGAAGCAACACCGCAACGTATGGAACGTAGTCCAAGACAATCGGCGCCAAGTTCTCGTGAACAAAGAGCACCACAACAACGTGCCCCTCGCATGGAACAACAACAATCACGTCAACAAAGTCGTGTGTATCAAGCGAGCAATAATCAACGCAGTAGTGTTGAAAGACAATCACGTTCATCGTCTGTACAACGTAGTGCACCAAGTGTGAGTCGTCAATCAGGCAACCGCTCAAATACTGGATCAGCACGTGCTGATCGTGGGAACGGAAGAGGCGGACGCAATTAA